The Candidatus Roseilinea sp. genome contains a region encoding:
- a CDS encoding hypothetical protein (possible pseudo, frameshifted): MRSGEALYTLRSIAHLTESKHISMTDTTPVATKQEYGAGQIQVLEGLEAIRKRPGMYVGGTDSKAMHHLVYEVVDNSVDEVLAGYCDRIEITIHKDESVTVEDNGRGIPTDLHPTFRNKAGERVSTLEVVMTNLHAGGKFGTGAYTVSGGLHGVGVKAVNALSKWLIAEVKRDGKVYRQSYKEGRPTVARLR; this comes from the coding sequence ATGCGTTCTGGGGAAGCCCTATATACGCTGCGCTCCATCGCACACCTCACCGAATCGAAGCATATCTCTATGACAGACACAACTCCGGTTGCAACCAAGCAAGAATACGGCGCCGGTCAGATTCAGGTCCTCGAAGGCCTCGAAGCGATCCGCAAGCGGCCCGGCATGTATGTCGGCGGCACCGACAGCAAGGCCATGCATCACCTGGTCTACGAGGTGGTGGATAACAGCGTGGACGAGGTGCTGGCCGGCTATTGCGACCGCATCGAGATCACCATCCACAAAGACGAAAGCGTGACCGTGGAGGACAACGGCCGCGGCATCCCAACCGACCTCCATCCCACCTTTCGCAACAAGGCCGGCGAGCGGGTGAGCACGCTGGAAGTGGTGATGACCAACCTGCACGCCGGCGGCAAGTTTGGCACGGGCGCCTACACGGTGTCCGGCGGCCTGCACGGCGTCGGGGTGAAGGCGGTGAACGCGCTGTCGAAGTGGCTGATTGCCGAAGTCAAACGCGACGGCAAGGTCTATCGCCAGTCCTATAAGGAAGGGCGGCCTACGGTAGCCAGGTTGAGGTAG
- a CDS encoding hypothetical protein (possible pseudo, frameshifted), translating into MLAQRFREMAFITRGVTIVFRDEREDREMTFYFEDGISAFVRYLNRNKEALHPVIAGEKKVGNIGVEFAMQYTDATAQSEFYFANTINTPDGGTHQTGFRSALTRSLNDYARKANILKEKDPNLDSRDTLEGLTAIVSIKHPEPQFESQTKVKLMNTDAKTAVEQVVREALTEFLEQNPREAKAIIEKCLISQRAREAAKAAAELVKRKSALESGTLPGKLADCSERDPAKCELFVVEGDSAGGSAKQGRDRHFQAILPLFGKIMNTERARLDKILQSDAIKALISAIGTGVGDQFNLDNRRYDRIVLMTDADVDGSHIRTLLLTFFFRYMQPLVEHGHVYIAQPPLFRIEVKKGNKEVRYVYSVEERDKVYAELRQRGLDVSKPTEVVTQRYKGLGEMNPEQLWETTMDPQRRTMLRVTVEDAAEADRTFDMLMGNAVPPRRAFITRHAREVQNLDI; encoded by the coding sequence GTGCTGGCGCAGCGCTTCCGCGAGATGGCGTTCATCACCCGCGGGGTGACGATCGTGTTCCGCGACGAACGTGAGGATCGCGAGATGACCTTCTACTTCGAGGACGGCATCAGCGCGTTCGTCCGTTACCTCAACCGCAACAAGGAGGCGCTGCATCCGGTCATCGCCGGAGAGAAGAAAGTGGGCAACATCGGCGTCGAATTCGCCATGCAATACACCGACGCCACCGCGCAGAGCGAATTCTACTTCGCCAACACCATCAATACGCCAGACGGCGGCACGCACCAAACCGGCTTCCGCAGCGCGTTGACGCGCAGCCTGAACGACTACGCGCGCAAGGCCAACATCCTGAAGGAGAAAGACCCCAACCTCGACAGCCGCGACACGCTCGAGGGCTTGACGGCCATCGTCAGCATCAAGCATCCCGAACCGCAGTTCGAGAGCCAAACCAAGGTCAAGTTGATGAATACCGACGCCAAGACGGCCGTCGAGCAGGTCGTGCGCGAGGCGCTGACGGAGTTTCTGGAGCAGAACCCGCGCGAGGCAAAGGCCATCATCGAGAAATGTCTGATCTCGCAGCGCGCGCGCGAAGCCGCCAAAGCCGCCGCCGAGCTGGTCAAGCGCAAGAGCGCGCTGGAGAGCGGCACGTTGCCCGGCAAGCTGGCCGACTGCTCCGAGCGCGACCCGGCCAAGTGCGAGCTGTTCGTGGTCGAAGGCGACAGCGCCGGCGGTTCGGCCAAGCAAGGCCGCGACCGGCACTTCCAGGCGATCCTGCCGCTGTTCGGCAAGATCATGAACACCGAGCGCGCCCGCCTGGACAAAATCCTGCAGTCGGACGCGATCAAAGCGTTGATCAGCGCCATCGGCACCGGCGTGGGCGACCAGTTCAACCTGGACAACCGGCGCTACGACCGCATCGTGTTGATGACCGACGCAGATGTGGACGGCAGCCACATTCGCACGTTGCTGCTGACCTTCTTCTTCCGCTACATGCAGCCGCTGGTCGAGCATGGCCATGTCTATATCGCCCAACCGCCGCTGTTCCGCATCGAGGTGAAGAAGGGCAACAAAGAGGTGCGCTACGTCTACAGCGTCGAAGAGCGCGACAAGGTGTATGCTGAGCTGAGGCAGCGCGGCCTCGACGTGAGCAAGCCGACCGAGGTCGTCACCCAGCGCTACAAGGGACTAGGCGAGATGAATCCAGAGCAATTGTGGGAGACGACCATGGATCCGCAGCGGCGCACCATGCTCCGGGTGACCGTCGAAGATGCTGCCGAGGCGGATCGCACCTTCGACATGCTGATGGGCAACGCCGTGCCGCCGCGCCGCGCGTTCATCACCCGTCACGCGCGCGAGGTGCAAAACCTGGACATCTAA
- a CDS encoding sulfurtransferase, which translates to MAEHPLVTTDWLHAHLRDDHLRIVDIRGHVLPPTEPPPHYFNHYDDYLKGHIPGAVFVDWVREITDPDDPRHARIAPPERFAAVMRRCGIGDDTFVVAYDDAAGMFAARLWWALNYYGHAASAVLDGGWNKWIAEGRPATAEVPRVAPARFTPRPQPAWIRTGDQVMAALGSSVKLVDVRSPQEFNGEQSRARRFGHIPGAVNVPRASLVAPDGTLLPPEALREKFAQAGIDGRAPEIVTYCNAGVSASFGLLALRVAGFANSAVYDGSWKDWGNDDSRPIE; encoded by the coding sequence ATGGCCGAACATCCGCTCGTCACCACCGACTGGCTACACGCGCACTTGCGCGACGATCATCTCCGCATCGTGGACATTCGCGGCCATGTCCTCCCGCCCACCGAGCCGCCGCCGCATTACTTCAACCACTATGATGACTACCTCAAGGGACACATCCCCGGCGCGGTCTTTGTGGACTGGGTGCGAGAGATTACCGACCCAGATGACCCGCGCCACGCGCGCATTGCGCCGCCGGAGCGCTTCGCCGCAGTGATGCGCCGATGCGGCATCGGCGACGACACGTTTGTGGTGGCATACGATGATGCCGCCGGCATGTTCGCCGCGCGGCTGTGGTGGGCCTTGAACTACTACGGCCATGCGGCATCGGCTGTGCTCGACGGCGGCTGGAACAAGTGGATCGCCGAGGGCCGACCGGCGACCGCCGAAGTTCCGCGCGTCGCGCCGGCGCGTTTTACGCCGCGCCCACAACCCGCGTGGATCCGCACCGGCGACCAGGTGATGGCGGCTTTGGGTTCATCGGTCAAGCTGGTGGACGTGCGCTCGCCGCAAGAGTTCAACGGCGAGCAGTCGCGCGCTCGGCGGTTTGGCCATATCCCCGGCGCAGTGAATGTGCCCAGGGCTTCGCTCGTGGCGCCGGACGGCACGCTGTTGCCGCCGGAGGCGCTGCGCGAGAAGTTCGCCCAGGCCGGCATAGACGGGCGCGCGCCGGAGATTGTGACGTATTGCAACGCCGGCGTGAGCGCATCGTTCGGCTTGCTGGCGCTGCGGGTGGCCGGCTTCGCCAATAGCGCCGTCTATGATGGCTCGTGGAAGGACTGGGGCAACGACGACAGCCGGCCCATCGAATAG
- a CDS encoding glyoxalase: MGEPPIHPQTAIGHVHLKVSDLERAVRFYTEVMGFELMQRWGDSAAFLSAGGYHHHIGLNTWESRGAAPPPRPTTGLYHFAILYPNRRELARAFKRLLEHGWPIDGASDHGVSEAIYLRDPDGNGIEIYRDRPREEWPRGADGKLAMHNAPLDFAGLLAELEAEPG; encoded by the coding sequence ATGGGCGAGCCACCCATCCACCCGCAAACTGCGATCGGCCATGTGCATCTGAAGGTGAGCGATCTGGAGCGCGCCGTGCGCTTCTATACTGAGGTGATGGGCTTCGAGCTGATGCAGCGCTGGGGCGACAGCGCTGCTTTTTTGTCCGCCGGCGGCTATCACCATCACATCGGCTTGAACACGTGGGAGAGCCGCGGCGCTGCTCCGCCGCCGCGCCCCACCACCGGCCTGTATCACTTCGCCATCCTCTATCCCAACCGCAGGGAGTTGGCCCGCGCGTTCAAGCGCCTGCTCGAGCACGGCTGGCCGATTGACGGCGCCAGCGACCACGGCGTGAGCGAGGCAATCTACTTGCGCGACCCGGACGGCAACGGCATCGAGATCTATCGCGACCGGCCGCGCGAGGAATGGCCGCGCGGTGCGGATGGCAAACTGGCCATGCACAACGCGCCCCTCGACTTCGCCGGCTTGCTGGCCGAGCTGGAGGCCGAGCCGGGCTGA
- a CDS encoding alcohol dehydrogenase codes for MRALVVADRLTYREDYPTPEPPPGEARIRITRGGICNTDVEILKGYFGFRGVLGHEFVGVVESLNPLPGATPHIRIGDRVVGEINCVPCDSPARNAFERAQDPTRNTLGIDRRDGAFADYTVLPVVNLHRVPDGVSDDEAVFVEPLAAACQILEQVHIKPTDRVAVLGDGKLGLLCAQVIAAAAPCELTVIGKHDNKLAIARDRGIRAASIQEAPLRAFDVVVECTGSPVGFEHARQLLRPRGTLVLKSTYHGLPEVNLTMIVVDEITIVGSRCGPFAAALRLLEQKRVDVRSLIHARYPLAQGAQAIEHAQRPGVLKVLLDVA; via the coding sequence ATGCGCGCGCTTGTCGTCGCCGACCGGTTGACCTATCGCGAAGACTATCCGACGCCCGAACCGCCGCCGGGCGAGGCGCGCATTCGCATCACGCGCGGCGGCATCTGCAACACCGACGTTGAGATCCTCAAAGGCTACTTCGGCTTTCGCGGCGTGCTGGGTCATGAGTTCGTCGGCGTAGTCGAGTCGCTCAACCCGTTACCCGGCGCCACACCCCACATCCGCATCGGCGACCGCGTCGTCGGCGAGATCAACTGCGTGCCGTGCGACTCGCCTGCGCGCAACGCCTTTGAGCGCGCACAAGACCCGACGCGCAACACGCTGGGCATTGACCGGCGCGACGGCGCATTCGCCGATTACACCGTGCTCCCCGTCGTCAACCTGCACCGCGTGCCGGACGGCGTGAGCGACGACGAAGCCGTCTTCGTCGAGCCATTAGCCGCTGCCTGCCAGATCCTCGAACAGGTGCACATAAAGCCCACCGATCGCGTCGCCGTGCTGGGCGATGGCAAGCTCGGCTTGCTGTGCGCGCAAGTCATTGCCGCTGCTGCGCCGTGCGAGCTGACCGTGATCGGCAAGCACGACAACAAGCTGGCGATTGCGCGCGACCGCGGCATCCGCGCCGCATCTATCCAAGAAGCCCCGCTGCGTGCGTTCGACGTCGTCGTGGAGTGCACCGGTTCACCGGTCGGCTTCGAGCACGCCCGCCAGTTGCTGCGCCCGCGCGGAACGCTGGTGTTGAAGAGCACCTACCACGGCCTGCCGGAGGTGAACCTGACGATGATCGTGGTGGACGAGATCACGATCGTCGGTTCACGCTGTGGGCCGTTCGCCGCTGCGCTGCGCTTGCTAGAACAGAAGCGGGTGGATGTGCGCTCGCTCATCCACGCCCGCTATCCGCTGGCGCAAGGTGCACAAGCCATCGAACACGCGCAGCGGCCGGGCGTGCTGAAAGTGCTGCTCGACGTGGCGTGA
- the menG gene encoding demethylmenaquinone methyltransferase, whose amino-acid sequence MNEHSKRVQAMFSRITRRYDLMNRMMTGGRDQTWRRIAARELGLSAGGLVLDLATGTGDLAFAVGEAYPGARVVAVDFSETILREGVRKAHLRDARNIAWGVGDALALPFPDATFDGCTNAFLLRNVADLPLCLREMRRVVKPGGRVVCMEITHPQAPIFKPLFWAYFGKLVPIIGGAIAGDLQAYRYLPDSLMRFPPAEPLKQLMQEAGYRHVHYRLLGMGAMAIHIGEV is encoded by the coding sequence ATGAACGAACACTCCAAGCGCGTGCAGGCGATGTTCTCCCGCATCACGCGGCGCTACGACTTGATGAACCGTATGATGACCGGCGGTCGGGATCAGACCTGGCGGCGCATCGCCGCGCGCGAACTGGGGCTGAGCGCCGGCGGACTGGTGCTCGACCTGGCTACGGGCACCGGCGACCTAGCTTTTGCTGTCGGCGAGGCGTACCCCGGTGCGCGCGTGGTAGCCGTGGACTTCTCGGAGACTATCCTGCGCGAGGGCGTGCGCAAGGCGCATCTGCGCGACGCCCGAAACATCGCCTGGGGCGTGGGCGATGCGCTGGCCTTGCCCTTTCCCGACGCGACCTTCGACGGTTGCACGAACGCCTTCTTGCTGCGCAACGTGGCGGACCTGCCGCTGTGCCTGCGCGAGATGCGGCGCGTGGTGAAGCCCGGCGGGCGCGTGGTGTGTATGGAGATCACGCATCCGCAAGCGCCGATCTTCAAGCCGCTCTTCTGGGCCTACTTTGGCAAGTTAGTTCCGATCATCGGCGGCGCGATTGCTGGCGATTTGCAGGCGTATCGCTATTTGCCTGACTCGCTGATGCGCTTCCCGCCGGCTGAGCCGCTCAAACAGCTCATGCAAGAGGCGGGCTATCGCCATGTGCATTACCGTCTGTTGGGAATGGGGGCGATGGCGATCCATATCGGTGAAGTGTAA
- the menA gene encoding 1,4-dihydroxy-2-naphthoate octaprenyltransferase yields the protein MAAARPNPWLLAARLRTLPASISPVIVGTALALREGQFNPLIFVATLSAAILLQVGANYANDVFDYIHGADRTRHGPMRATQSGLLTPHQMLLGTAVVFGLAAAVGVYLTLVGGWPILLIGALSIIFALAYTAGPFPLAYRGLGDLFAFLFFGVVAVMGTYFLQSGRFTPVAFIVSLPNALFATAIIVVNNLRDLDTDREAGKRTLAVRIGDRATRVEYTLMLVGAYLVPLALCVVGAVGVWAWLLPWASAPIAWTLTRQLWRAPRSPALNPILARTARLNLIFSIVLAVGLVVG from the coding sequence ATGGCTGCGGCTCGTCCGAACCCTTGGCTGCTTGCTGCGCGACTCCGGACACTGCCGGCGTCCATCTCGCCTGTGATCGTCGGTACGGCGCTGGCGTTGCGCGAAGGCCAGTTTAATCCGCTGATTTTCGTCGCGACGTTGTCAGCCGCTATCTTGTTGCAGGTTGGTGCGAACTACGCGAACGATGTGTTCGACTACATCCACGGCGCCGACCGAACACGGCATGGGCCCATGCGCGCTACGCAGAGCGGCCTGCTCACCCCGCACCAGATGCTGCTGGGCACCGCAGTCGTATTTGGCCTGGCTGCTGCGGTTGGGGTTTATCTGACGCTCGTCGGCGGCTGGCCGATCTTGCTGATCGGCGCGCTGTCCATCATTTTTGCTTTGGCGTATACAGCCGGCCCTTTCCCACTGGCCTATCGCGGCCTGGGCGATCTGTTTGCGTTTCTCTTCTTCGGCGTGGTCGCCGTGATGGGCACTTACTTTCTGCAGTCCGGGCGGTTCACACCCGTTGCGTTCATCGTCTCGCTGCCGAACGCGCTGTTTGCCACGGCCATCATCGTGGTCAACAACTTGCGCGACCTGGATACCGACCGCGAAGCTGGCAAACGCACGCTGGCCGTGCGCATCGGCGACCGTGCCACGCGCGTCGAGTACACGCTCATGCTGGTTGGCGCATACCTGGTTCCGCTTGCGCTGTGCGTCGTTGGCGCTGTGGGGGTGTGGGCTTGGCTGCTGCCGTGGGCGAGTGCGCCGATTGCATGGACGCTAACGCGGCAGCTTTGGCGCGCGCCGCGCAGTCCTGCGCTCAACCCCATCTTGGCGCGCACGGCGCGGCTCAACCTGATCTTCTCGATTGTGTTGGCAGTTGGTCTGGTGGTGGGATGA
- a CDS encoding hypothetical protein (possible pseudo, frameshifted): MIHSKNGIHAIGLTGIRQTWNPSPARTIEIAICRGEGQLTAGGAFLAITSPFTGRSPQDKFIVQEPSSADQIWWGKVNHPARPRQI; encoded by the coding sequence ATGATCCACAGCAAAAACGGCATCCATGCGATCGGCCTGACCGGCATCCGGCAGACATGGAATCCCTCGCCGGCGCGCACGATCGAAATCGCAATCTGTCGTGGGGAAGGACAGTTGACGGCCGGCGGCGCCTTCCTCGCCATTACCAGCCCCTTCACCGGCCGTTCGCCCCAGGACAAATTCATCGTCCAAGAGCCATCCAGCGCGGACCAGATCTGGTGGGGTAAGGTGAATCATCCCGCTCGCCCCCGACAAATTTGA
- a CDS encoding uracil-DNA glycosylase — MDDLSKVASEVRACALCGLSAGRKNAVPGEGPARAEVMLIGEGPGFHEDQQGRPFVGPSGQFLTELLASAGYKREDVFITNVVKCRPPGNRDPLPEEIQACSQYLDRQIALINPRVIITLGRFSMAKWFPGQKISAVHGKAKCVDGRVIVAMFHPAAALHQQSLRSLIEEDFRRLPEIVKSALAEEARATPKPPDGAGEQLSLF, encoded by the coding sequence ATGGATGACCTCTCTAAAGTTGCCAGCGAAGTGCGCGCCTGCGCGTTGTGCGGATTATCAGCCGGCCGCAAGAACGCCGTCCCCGGGGAAGGCCCCGCTCGTGCCGAGGTCATGCTGATCGGCGAGGGTCCGGGTTTTCACGAAGATCAACAAGGTCGGCCGTTCGTTGGCCCCTCGGGGCAATTTTTGACCGAGCTGCTGGCCAGCGCCGGATACAAGCGCGAAGACGTGTTCATTACGAACGTAGTGAAGTGCCGTCCACCCGGCAACCGCGACCCACTGCCCGAAGAAATCCAGGCATGTTCTCAATACCTTGATCGTCAGATCGCGTTGATCAACCCGAGGGTCATTATCACGTTGGGGCGATTCTCGATGGCCAAGTGGTTCCCTGGTCAGAAGATCTCTGCGGTGCACGGCAAAGCTAAGTGCGTTGATGGGCGCGTGATCGTGGCCATGTTTCATCCGGCGGCGGCGTTGCACCAGCAATCGCTGCGCAGTCTGATCGAGGAGGATTTCCGCCGGCTGCCGGAGATCGTCAAGTCGGCGCTGGCCGAGGAAGCGCGCGCAACACCTAAACCGCCCGACGGCGCAGGCGAACAGCTCAGCCTGTTCTGA
- a CDS encoding NADPH-dependent F420 reductase, giving the protein MKIAVLGGTGKEGSGLALRWAHAGHEVIIGSRDAEKARRVAEELNLALGDGRIRGAYNADAARDAEVVVLTVPYAAHKDTLACVKDAVQGKVLVDVTVPINPDDFTRVAVPPGGSASKEAQAILGQGVKVVTAFQNISATHLKKLDAVIDCDVLVCGDDDAAKRIGMQLVTDAGMKAWDAGPLDNAVVVEGLTPILLGINKRHKVKGAGIRITGA; this is encoded by the coding sequence ATGAAGATCGCAGTTTTAGGCGGCACCGGCAAGGAAGGGTCAGGGCTGGCCCTGCGTTGGGCGCACGCCGGACACGAGGTGATCATCGGCTCGCGCGACGCCGAGAAAGCGCGCCGCGTCGCCGAGGAGTTGAATTTGGCGCTCGGCGATGGGCGCATCCGCGGTGCCTACAACGCCGACGCCGCGCGCGATGCGGAGGTCGTCGTGCTTACCGTGCCATACGCCGCCCACAAAGACACCCTGGCGTGCGTGAAAGACGCCGTTCAGGGCAAGGTGCTGGTGGACGTGACCGTGCCGATCAACCCGGATGACTTCACACGAGTCGCTGTGCCGCCAGGCGGCTCAGCCTCAAAAGAGGCGCAGGCCATCCTCGGCCAGGGCGTTAAGGTAGTGACCGCCTTCCAGAACATCTCGGCGACGCATCTGAAGAAGCTCGATGCCGTGATTGATTGCGACGTACTGGTGTGCGGCGACGACGATGCCGCCAAACGCATCGGCATGCAGTTGGTGACCGACGCCGGCATGAAGGCCTGGGATGCCGGCCCGCTCGATAACGCCGTCGTCGTCGAGGGCCTGACCCCTATCCTGCTCGGCATCAATAAGCGTCACAAGGTCAAAGGCGCCGGCATCCGCATCACCGGCGCCTAG
- a CDS encoding hypothetical protein (possible pseudo, frameshifted) gives MIIAGTRYAGEIKKSIFTAMNYLLPLQGVFPMHCAANVGPAGDTALFFGLSGTGKTTLSADHNRSLIGDDEHGWSASGVFNFEGGCYAKVIRLSKEAEPEIYATLSQFGTVLENVVMDPDTHQLDLDSEEITENTRAAYPIHFIPNFVATGTAGHPRNILFLTADAFGVLPPISKLTLEQAVYFFLSGYTAKLAGTERGVTEPQATFSTCFGAPFMVHFPTRYAEMLAERLNRHKCTVWLVNTGWSGGPYGVGHRIKIAYTRAMVTAALDGTLAAVPTRPDPVFGIHVPEHCPGVPSDVLQPRNTWADKDAYDAQARELAAKFVENFAQFEAQVSPAVAEAGPRVRGSV, from the coding sequence GTGATCATCGCCGGCACACGCTACGCCGGCGAGATCAAGAAGAGCATCTTCACGGCGATGAACTATCTGCTGCCGTTACAGGGCGTATTCCCCATGCACTGCGCGGCGAACGTCGGCCCGGCCGGCGACACGGCGCTGTTCTTCGGGCTGAGCGGCACCGGCAAGACGACCCTTTCCGCCGACCACAATCGCTCCCTCATCGGCGACGATGAGCACGGTTGGAGCGCCAGTGGCGTGTTCAACTTCGAGGGAGGATGCTATGCCAAAGTCATCCGCCTGTCGAAAGAGGCCGAGCCGGAAATCTACGCCACGCTCAGTCAGTTCGGCACGGTGCTGGAGAACGTGGTCATGGATCCGGACACGCACCAGCTCGACCTGGACAGTGAAGAGATCACCGAGAACACGCGCGCGGCGTATCCGATTCACTTCATCCCCAATTTTGTGGCGACCGGCACAGCCGGCCATCCGCGCAACATCCTGTTCCTCACCGCCGATGCGTTCGGCGTGCTTCCGCCCATCAGCAAGTTAACACTCGAACAGGCAGTGTATTTCTTCCTCTCCGGTTACACCGCCAAGCTGGCCGGCACCGAGCGCGGCGTGACCGAGCCTCAGGCCACGTTCAGCACCTGCTTCGGCGCACCGTTCATGGTCCACTTTCCGACCCGCTACGCCGAGATGCTGGCCGAACGGCTCAATCGGCACAAGTGCACGGTGTGGCTGGTGAACACCGGCTGGAGCGGTGGGCCGTATGGCGTGGGCCACCGCATAAAAATCGCCTACACACGCGCGATGGTGACCGCCGCGCTGGACGGCACGCTGGCCGCAGTGCCGACCCGCCCCGACCCGGTGTTCGGCATCCACGTCCCGGAGCATTGTCCCGGCGTGCCCAGCGACGTGTTACAACCGCGCAACACCTGGGCGGATAAGGACGCCTACGATGCTCAGGCGCGTGAGCTGGCGGCGAAGTTCGTCGAGAATTTCGCGCAATTCGAGGCTCAGGTCAGCCCCGCCGTCGCCGAAGCCGGTCCGCGCGTGAGAGGGAGCGTGTGA
- a CDS encoding deoxyribodipyrimidine photo-lyase → MPIIHWFRRDLRLADNTALNAAARDGEGAVIPTFVLDDNLLKGRDVAPVRVQFMLESLRALDDGLRRRGARLVVLRGDPATELVRLAQTTGASALYFNRDYTPAARRRDKRVVAALQSAGVRVESFKDLVIFEEDELLTASGQPYTVFTPYKKAWLSRITPIQPERAEWRLAPLPDLPADVFHIPSAAELGFTHTQDGPQGGEPEAMRLLMQFKDSGALQAYSTRRDFPGVEGTSRLSPHLRFGTISPRQCYAVAVSTLSYAFPAKRSFSPAASDAKKEGADAWISELIWREFYMQILYHFPHADRANFNRAYDVVRWGSGDAALDEARFAAWCEGRTGYPIVDAAMRQLNQTGWMHNRTRMIVASFLTKDLLLDWRLGERYFMRKLVDGDPASNNGGWQWAASTGTDAQPYFRIFNPKLQSERFDPDGAYIKRWLPELARVPVEYIHAPASMPPLVQAQAGCVIGRDYPAPIVDHAAQKEEILRRFRAVKTGA, encoded by the coding sequence ATGCCGATTATTCACTGGTTCCGCCGCGATCTGCGGCTGGCCGACAACACCGCGCTGAACGCTGCCGCGCGCGACGGTGAGGGCGCGGTCATCCCTACTTTTGTGCTGGATGACAACCTGCTGAAGGGGCGCGACGTAGCGCCGGTGCGCGTGCAGTTCATGCTGGAGAGTCTGCGCGCGCTGGATGACGGGCTGCGCCGGCGCGGCGCGCGACTGGTCGTGTTGCGCGGCGATCCGGCCACCGAACTGGTTCGGCTGGCTCAGACCACCGGCGCCTCGGCCTTGTATTTCAACCGCGATTACACGCCGGCCGCCCGCCGGCGCGACAAACGGGTGGTTGCTGCGCTGCAATCGGCCGGCGTGCGCGTCGAATCCTTCAAGGACTTGGTGATCTTCGAGGAGGACGAGCTGCTGACCGCCTCCGGCCAGCCCTACACCGTGTTCACCCCCTACAAGAAAGCCTGGCTCTCGCGCATCACGCCGATCCAGCCGGAGCGCGCAGAATGGCGATTAGCACCCCTCCCAGACCTCCCCGCCGATGTCTTTCACATTCCCTCCGCCGCCGAACTCGGCTTCACCCACACACAAGATGGCCCCCAGGGGGGCGAGCCGGAAGCCATGCGTCTGCTGATGCAGTTCAAAGACAGCGGCGCGTTGCAGGCGTATTCGACCCGGCGCGACTTCCCCGGCGTGGAGGGCACATCGCGGCTGTCGCCGCATCTGCGCTTCGGGACGATCTCGCCGCGCCAGTGCTACGCCGTCGCCGTCTCAACGCTCAGCTATGCCTTTCCGGCCAAACGCAGCTTCTCGCCGGCGGCTAGCGACGCGAAGAAAGAAGGGGCAGACGCATGGATCAGCGAGTTGATCTGGCGCGAGTTCTACATGCAAATCCTGTATCACTTCCCTCACGCAGACCGCGCTAACTTCAACCGCGCCTACGACGTCGTGCGCTGGGGCAGCGGCGACGCCGCGCTGGATGAGGCGCGCTTCGCGGCATGGTGCGAAGGGCGCACCGGATATCCGATCGTGGACGCAGCGATGCGCCAGCTCAACCAGACCGGCTGGATGCACAACCGCACCCGCATGATCGTCGCGTCCTTCCTGACCAAGGACCTGCTGCTGGACTGGCGCCTGGGCGAGCGCTACTTCATGCGCAAGCTGGTGGATGGCGACCCGGCATCCAACAACGGCGGCTGGCAGTGGGCGGCCAGCACCGGCACCGACGCTCAACCGTACTTCCGCATTTTCAATCCCAAACTGCAAAGCGAGCGCTTCGACCCCGACGGCGCTTACATCAAGCGCTGGCTGCCGGAGCTGGCGCGCGTGCCGGTGGAATACATCCACGCGCCGGCGTCCATGCCGCCCCTGGTGCAGGCGCAGGCCGGTTGCGTCATCGGCCGGGACTACCCCGCGCCGATCGTAGATCACGCCGCGCAGAAGGAAGAGATCCTGCGCCGCTTCAGGGCGGTCAAGACCGGCGCGTGA